The Gemmatimonadaceae bacterium DNA window GCGCGGAAACTCGTTGAGCAGGCGCGCATACTTGGCGGCGACGAGGACGCCGAGGTACTTGTTCGCTGCGCGCTTCGTGACGTCGGACGGGGTGTAGACCTGCATGGGATCATACTCCGAAGAGGGACTGAAAGGCGAAAGGCGGACAGGGCCGGAAAAAGACGGACAGAGACGGATAAAAGACAAAGCCAAATCGGTTCACGGTGTCAATTCTTTCTCGAGCCGTTCGATGATGCGGCGGACGTCGCGTTCCACGTTTTGGAGGCGTTCGCGGCGGAGGCCTTCGGCATCGATGATGCGCGACACGTTGGACACCGCTTGATCGAGTTCATCGTTCAA harbors:
- a CDS encoding DNA-directed RNA polymerase subunit omega translates to MQVYTPSDVTKRAANKYLGVLVAAKYARLLNEFPRTMNEAREKKLTTRALEDLTNEDGIEYRVIPRRTR